The Ziziphus jujuba cultivar Dongzao chromosome 1, ASM3175591v1 genome segment GCTAAGATATTTGTGAAAAAGAGATCATTTTAAAATAGGCCCCCTTTGGCTACTATACTTTTCAACATTAGTAGGCACACCGGGCTtgtgttgttgttttttcttttttttccttaataaacttgttcaaattaaatatagtatatattaaTACAGACACACCATGTTAATTCCTAGGGTGTGTTTGGCATGCAATAACTTAGTACTGCTTCTGgtcttttatattatatatatatatatatgaaatagcaGATAATAACAAAAGCTAATAAGTAGGTGATTCTAATGAAGAAGCTGCCAATCCCAATTCGAATTTTGATATACGTATATAGCTTCCAATTTTTGGGTGTTTCATTTTAACATATTCCAAATTCCAATAGAAGGAATTAATTAGAATCTGGGAAGATATATATACCATCAAAAGCATCGTTTTCAATCCTTCTTTGTCCCGTGGCCCTCGACAGTTCATTTGATTAAGGACCGCAACCAAAAAATTGGATATAATCACGAAAATCCAAAAACCACACATAACTTCACCCCCCTTCCTACAAAAGATGCATTAATGCCAATTCGTCTTTAATTTTGAATGCAaccattttttgaaattaattcaatttgttttttaacattGACGAACCTGCTGGGCTTTGACATCTTCTGGTAACCATCAAAATGTTACTGTCACAGTTGatgcaatataaaatttatatacgtatgtatatatatatatatatatatccaaggaTATAATAAGGCACACTAGATATATATTGATCCATAACAAAAGGGTCTTGATCGTACCATACCAGCTAATACCTGTTTGAAAGTTTTTGACTAATAAGTAAATTTGGATATTAATGTTCATCACCTTCAACACCTTATAATTTCAATAGACCATTAATTACTAATTCTTCTTTAGTGAAATGATAATCGATAGTAGTTATTACATCTGTATATAGATTTCCATTACAGGATGCATGGGAGTACTATGTTTATATAAACAATCATAGATAGAATGAATGATTGATATATAGATAAAGATAACGGCTACCATGTAACTGAATTaagcaaacaaattaaaaaaacatagaaataaGTAATGGGGGAGGGGGGGGTTTGGAATGTGCTAGTCACAAATAAGCACAGGAGAAGGGGAttggggggggggtgggggtggGGGTGGGGGCAAGGATGTTGATGTAGAAGACACCACTTTAAAGTCCATAGCATAGGGATGAGGGGTCTCATGTGGATGAGTGTGCGTGTGACGGTGAGCGTGTGGGGGCAAAGCGATGTGACCAAGATATCGTGGCTGAGACAAAGTAGAAAACGGCCACGTGTGAAGATCTATTGAGGGACGAACGCGGAaatctttgataaaaattaaaatggcaaCCACCACGCACCATTTTTTCAGAGCGTGTAGGtattctctgtgtgtgtgtgtgtgtgtgtgtgggtcaCTATGTCACTATGCATGTATGAATGTCTGAATCATATTTttcacctttcttttctttcactcTAAATCCTTACACTTATGGGTCCATAATTCCCATCCAATGGTAGCCTCCTAAttttcaatctctctctctctctctctcaaacatatattatggtttaagcaaaaaaattccaaaagctTTTTCTATATGTATGTTAAATGTTGATGTTGGTGGGCCCCACAacctacatatataatatttttataatatatagtattttaatatattattataaatttaagaaaCCTTTCTTTCATATGTCAATCCCCAAGTGCCCTTTCCACAAATCCACCACGTGGTCTTCTCTTAGATGGCTGAGGTGGAACTCAATGCATACAAACACTTCGTCCTTGCGCACCACCGCCCGCACAacttcctctttctcttccccACCAACTCTATTTATACCCCAttttctctccctttctctccaAAACTCTCtccctcctcttcttcttcttcttctaccacTACTCTCTCAGAgacaaaattagaaaacaaacatttgtttttctctctttgttttcaaaatcaaaacaagTCGAAGAAGCGGATCGATTCTTCTTCACTGCCATGGCTGCTTTTCCCTCACTACCACCAcattcaccaccaccaccaccgtaCTCAAGTATTGGTTGGGCTAGAGCCCAAATATCTCACTCTCATACTCTTCTGCCATCCTCTTCGTCGATAGTAGAAATGGGCTTCCCTTCAAAGTCCATCTCTTTCACGAAGAaagacaacaataacaacaagaaGCCCAACAATACCAGAACAGCCGGCAGCAGCAGCATTCGCTGTGCTTCCGTGCTTCATTTCCCAAAACAACCGTACCAACCGCCTGTAATTACCAGAGAGGATACCCCTGCAACCGTAAAgcccaagaagaagaagaccctTGATCATCAACCCCTACACTGGAATTCACTACAAAGAGCAGCCGCCATGGCTCTCGACATGGTCGAAGGCGCATTGGTCTCCCGTGAGCGCCAACACAAGCTCCCCAAAACCGCCGACCCAAATGTCCAAATCTCCGGAAACTTCGCTCCGGTCCCTGAGCAACAAGTCCGCCACTCACTACCGGTCACCGGCACAATTCCCGATTGCATTAACGGTGTCTACCTCCGAAACGGCGCCAACCCGCTGTTCGAGCCGGTTGCCGGTCACCACTTCTTCGACGGCGATGGTATGGTTCATGCCATCCGCATCAATGGCGGCTCAGCCAGCTACGCCTGCCGTTTCACCGAGACTCAGAGGCTGGTCCAAGAGCTAGAGCTCGGTCGGTCGGTGTTTCCCAAAGCAATCGGTGAGCTCCACGGGCACTCTGGAATTGCCCGCCTCCTTTTGTTTTATGCGAGAGGGCTTTTCGGCCTCGTCGACCATAGCCATGGCACCGGAGTTGCCAACGCCGGTCTCGTATACTTCAACGGAAGACTGCTGGCCATGTCGGAGGATGACCTTCCTTATCAGGTGCGCATCACACCCTCCGGTGACCTTGAAACCGTAGGCCGTTACGATTTCGATGAGCAACTCCGTTCCACTATGATAGCGCACCCCAAGGTGGACCCAATCTCCGGCGAGCTTTTCGCTCTGAGTTACGACGTTGTTAAGAAACCGTATCTCAAGTACTTCAAATTCTCTTCCGACGGAACGAAGTCGCCGGACGTCGAAATTTCCCTTCCGGTGCCGACGATGATGCATGATTTCGCCATCACAGAGAATTTCGTGGTGATTCCGGACCAGCAGGTGGTCTTCAAGCTCCAAGAGATGATTACCGGCGGCTCTCCAGTAGTCTACGACAAGAACAAGAAAGCACGGTTTGGGATTCTAAGGAAGAATGCCAGTGACGCTTCCAGTATCATCTGGGTGGAATCGCCGGACACGTTTTGCTTCCACCTCTGGAATGCCTGGGAAGAACAGGGGACCGACGAGGTGGTGGTAATCGGGTCGTGCATGACTCCGCCGGACTCTATTTTCAACGAATGCGATGAGAGCTTGCAGAGCGTTCTGTCGGAAATCAGGCTCAATTTGAAAACAGGAGAGTCAACGCGCCGGTCAATAATCGCTGACTCTGGGCAAATAAACCTGGAAGCCGGCATGGTGAACCGGAATCTGCTAGGAAGAAAGACCCAATTTGCTTACTTGGCAATCGCAGAACCGTGGCCCAAAGTTTCGGGTTTCGCGAAAGTGGACCTCAAAACAGGGGAAGTAAAAAGGTACAATTACGGCGAGCGAAGATACGGTGGGGAGCCATTTTTCCTTCCCAAAGACCCGGCAAATTCAGAGAGTGAAGATGAGGGGTATATTCTAGCATTCGTTCACGACGAAAGGACATGGAAATCGGAGCTGCAGATTGTGAACGCCCTGAATTTAGAGTTAGAAGCTTCAGTAAAGCTGCCGTCGAGAGTACCGTACGGTTTTCATGGCACATTTGTAAACTCTAAAGATTTGGCAAACCAGGCGTAGAGAGAGTGAGTAAATTTAGAGGGAGTGTCAGTCAGTGTGCTTTGCTACTAGCTAGTGTTACATTTTTGTGGACTggtgaaaaacagaaaaagtgaaaaataaaaaaatataaacttatgAAAGGAGAATTATACCAGAGGGATGGCAGAGGCCGACAGATCCCCGGATTCTCCTGCTGGAACATTAAAACCCTAACGACCGTTTTGCTTATGTTAGGCTTTTGTCCTTTATTGGGGAGACCAGTTTGTAGCTTTTGGATCGTAGATAGTTTTCGAGCTCAGCTGGTTTATATGTTCATTACTATTCTTACTTTACAGTAGAAGTTGATGGTTCTTTAAATGTTCTGTTCTGAATCTGCACTGTCAATGTTGTTTCATATTGTtccatatacataataaatttatataaaatagtttCAACATTGCatcagtttaaattttttaaattaatattaatttaatataatattaaatttcaatttcaatttcaattcaaatcATATTAATTTCACATTATCAACGTTTATAATAATGATCAAGCAAAATGATTTGTaagtgagaaaaaaatattgaacataacaaataaataaataaaaggaaaaagttaaaagagtTATTGAAAATGGATGAAAAAGAAGCACAGAATTCGAAATACCCACCAATGCAACTGTCCGTTGTAAAGATGTCCACCCGACCAACACAAACAAGGTCGAAGCCGATATTAGCGGAACCAAACGCCCTCTTCTTTtccctcttcattttttttaaattaaatcccAACAGTTTTAATGAAGGGCCAAAAATGTGGGGTCCATCATGATTCCCATtcctccttttgtttttttcttttttttcggtctttctttttaattctcGGGTCATTTTGACTGGATCATTACAAGAGAAATTAAGCAACcgatagtaaaaataaataaataaatatagacggttaaaaaactatatatatatatatatatatatatttccttttaaaaaacaCTCCAAAAACTATTGAcattaatttccttaaaaagGTCCCATTAATTATAGAGGCTCAACTAGAATAACTAACGTAAATGTTGATTTTACATTGtcaaaaggaaaagtaaaactGCACCCAACTGATCTGACTTTTCCATTACTAAATGCCTCACAATTCTATACGCACTGATTAAGCGGATTAATAGTTCAATaagttatgtttatgcattCTAATTCAAAGAGCTAAAAAATAACAGGAGGATAATTATAGTATATAAAAGCTACTatgaggatatatatatatatatatatatatatatatatatttagtgtaGAAAATAATGGCACAAGTCACCATTAAAGAGATTGATGATGGCCCGTTTCTTTCCCAATTAATTGCAACTGAAATTAGACAAACAAAATTAAGACCACTGGTGGGCCACTTGTTCTAACACAAAATCATTAtcttaaaaaatagtaattttattattaagttGTCTCTTCGAAAAGTCTTTGTTACTTACTTAGACGGAAAAttatttgtctttttaaaaTGCCTTCTATAAAATATTGATGTTTCTTGTTCAAATAGACTATAAAAACATGATGTTATCGGTATGACTACTTGCGATGAGAAAACAAATTCCAAAGCTACTActatcataatttaatttaaagggCAGGTTTTTGCAATTATATAGGATAATAATTTCACTCTCACAAAAATGTCTAGCTAATACTAGCAAAGATTCTGGAAGTCGTGTTCATCCACTTGGTATCAATAATTGATATAGTATTTTCATGGGAATTGAttaactaatttaatataaatttatatatatatatatatatatatatgcatgtgttTTTTCATCCTCTACGCTAATAAGGCACAATCTTCTCCGTAGAAAATCTACTGTGCCAACCATCAGATTCAACGCCTGTCATTTGgcgcaaaaaaaataaatgattatgACAATGAAACTCAACCATTTCCCTTTCTGTTATTTTCAAACATATacgttaattattattatttttaaaaaataaaataaaatgtcttATTCTTAATTTGCCGGAGATTGAATATTGGCCATAACTTTGCAAAAAGGTCTTTTATTGGGCAATGACAGACACATCAAAGTGGGAGTGGGGAAGCAGAAACCACCACTTACCTTTTATCGTAGGTTTgtccaaaaaccaaaaagtccAGTCCTTTTAGTACTCTTCAACCATCGTTAGCTCTTCTACATGGACtataaaaaccttttttttcctttctttgcttttctttCCTTCCAATTCTTTTATTCTCTCTTTTCACTTCATTTACATGGACTTTCACCGACCTACCATGATTTTCCAACATACATACAAGATTTTCATGCAAGCACACAGTAacttagatattttttttttataatttttttcattcaccACCACATATTTCAGCTTGATATGAAAGATGGCTGGGACAATTATGTCAGTGTATTTTAAGTGATTGTTATGGTGGAACCCCACCTGGTTTGGTTCAACTTCTTCAAGTAGAGTAGaggttatatgtatatatttaatacaaaatatactCTATTGGAGATAGATGATAATAAAGCACCCAATGTTGACCCCCTCATATATGGACGAGACATGTGGATGCATTTCGTACTGTTAGAAAGCTTGTCAATTCTATCCATGTTGCAATGTTGCTCATCACTTAACACTAAGAATCTACTCCTCTACTTCCATAAATATTAAGCGTATATAGCtattgtatataattataacaatttCTATCATTGTTAAAATTAACAACTAATGGTATGGATAACAAATTAAATTGGTTAACCGGTCAACAGAAATAACAAACTAGATAAATAATTCTCAATCTATTTTATGGATAAtgattttgaattcaaattttcacattcatataaaaaaaaaaaaatccacttccaatattttaaaaaacaaacaaacaattagaaaaataaaataaaaaattgatgttatgtagccaaaaaaaaaaaaatgcaaagtcATCTATACCCAATTGCTCAACTTATTATATAAACAATTAATTGATCTTCAGCCAATCTTATATGCCCTTTTAGTAACACGTATGGATTTTTCTAGTTGTAGTAATATTGATTCTGATTCACGATGTAAACATGAATTTTTCGTCTAAGCTcacttatttattctttttagtttaaaataaaaagaataatctaAATATACTTTTATCAAAGTGGACATATATCTATGGAGATGAAAGGAATAATTTAAATTGCAAAAGATaggagagataaaaaaaaaattgatttcaaaGTTATCAAAGCTTCAAGTAGTTAGTGGTagcatatttatttaaatactatGTTTTAAAGTAACGGTATAAACTCCCACAACCGTGAGGCCCTGTCGCTATCATTTTGCCACTAAGTaatcttcaatattttttactttttatataatatttaattaatacaagtatttaaaaataaaataataactctaaaattatattatttattattgggtttatttctttaaataaaattttagtatgtcattaaatatatttaattatatttttaaattttaatttttaatttttaatataatctaatgatcataaaaaatgaactttattttattaaaataagatGAATTTGATTGAAGcttaactttatatatatatatatatatatatatacaccttagTTTGGAACTTTCccactttgatttttattttctttgtacgGTTAACTTCTAATTATCTTGCTTTggtattctttcttttcttttcttttatttattatttattttggtgctGAATAAAATCTTGCGTTACATCTAAAGGCTCTGGACATCCCAAATGGATTTTCTTTGCTTGGTtccttgcttggaggcaaaatagaaaacaaattaaagaagaaagtGTAAGATCTTGTCGCCATTAAATAAAAGGCCTTTAAAAActagaataattttattttttgtccctATATTTAAGCAAACTCAATTGGAAAATAAATTCAAGTTGTTTCcgaataaattcaaattatatatacccAGCTAGCATGTGGGTTGGGCAAGCCATTAGCTAGAAAACAGCGAACATGGACGATATTTGCAACTAGTATTAATTTCAcgtttaattttgtagtcaccAATTTTGCAATTGATAAGAATAGAAGATCTATGagtgaaacatatatatttggattcataatttctatGGTGTACATACTACAAATATATTAATGCAGTATAGCTTTTGTAGGTGAATAAGCAAGCATGTGCTAAAGCATCTGTCAACTTATGCATAAAGTTCCACCGACCATAGTACCAAGCGCATATCGAAAGCATGTACAAATTAAAACAATGCACCACATGAATATGTCTCGCTCTATCTCTTCTTGAAAGGAAAGatcaaagaaaaggaaacatcaCTAAAAAGGTTTTTGTGTTGTGTATTAAGCAACAGCTCTACTCCACTGAACAAGTAGAGCTAGTACTTCTTTATTTTGCAATTCGATTATCCATGTGGAGTTTTGCTCCTTGTATACATAGTCTCTTCTGTTTTTGCATTGTCgtctatatatataactaatcaAACCCAATCCAGTTAGAGGCGAACCACTGAATACATAATTGAAAagctaaattttcatttatatgacCGTTACGTGCATAGAAAAAGTCAGACAATTAACAACAATAATCACTAATATTAATTcttaatcttttatatatatatttatatattgatttggaaGCATAATGTTAAAAAATGTTAATAGTAATATAGCTGTCTAGGAAATTAAGTAATGGACGTAGACTCACACATGCAAATGTCGGTATTTTTGGGCATTCTCGAATGCCTTGGTTTGGTTTGGTCGCTTGTGTCACATTCACACATGAAAATAGCTGTGATTGAAACGTGTTGTCACTCATCTCAcatgatataaaattaaaatgaaccTTTAATTTACATGCTATATATTCTGAGCCCTTTTAAGTCCTGTGCTTGTCTCAGACCCTGATAGTATCGATAGGTTTTTTCTATAAATGAGTTTCTACCTTACAGGCCCACGACAAGAAGATAATATGTATAATTCATacagaaattattaattaaaatccattcaggaaaaaaaagaaaagaaaacttttccaaTTGTAACATGTTCTGAAAGTATAATGGATCGACCAATGTATATGATATGGTGCAGGTGCAGCAAATTGAGTGATTAATGTGCAGTCTGCAGTTAGCCTCTGTGCAACAAAAAGATAAAgctaaaatcaaaaaatttcatagaagaGAAAATttggtgttatatatatatatatatatatatatattgcataaacGTTTCTTAGAACTAAGTACACATGGAGTTCACGTGGAGTGGAAGCTGAAAACCAGCAAAAAAACCTCCAAGAATGCGCAGGTAGTAGTAGTTCACcatatatatgaaacaaaaaaaaaaaagtgggaaaaTTCAATTTCATTGGAAAAAGAGaacgcgagagagagagagagttcaaaataaaagtaaaaagaaaagacaaacgAAAAAAAGGGTCGTGTCAGAGACCGACAAGTGTGGGGATATGAGTTTGGCAGGTTTTGCTTGGTGGGCTGACCCTGACAGGCGTCAGAGGGACAGAAAATCGCAGAAAATTTTGctggaataataataatgatggatctctctctctcgtggATGATCTTTCCTCGCCGTTCACACGTCCCCGCTTCCCATGTTATATTGTAAATCAAATTACtatattacaaaaaattataattgtatgTGACATGTTTCATTAAGCAAAAACCATCCAGTAGACAGTAGAGGAATATTGCACA includes the following:
- the LOC107406906 gene encoding 9-cis-epoxycarotenoid dioxygenase NCED2, chloroplastic produces the protein MAAFPSLPPHSPPPPPYSSIGWARAQISHSHTLLPSSSSIVEMGFPSKSISFTKKDNNNNKKPNNTRTAGSSSIRCASVLHFPKQPYQPPVITREDTPATVKPKKKKTLDHQPLHWNSLQRAAAMALDMVEGALVSRERQHKLPKTADPNVQISGNFAPVPEQQVRHSLPVTGTIPDCINGVYLRNGANPLFEPVAGHHFFDGDGMVHAIRINGGSASYACRFTETQRLVQELELGRSVFPKAIGELHGHSGIARLLLFYARGLFGLVDHSHGTGVANAGLVYFNGRLLAMSEDDLPYQVRITPSGDLETVGRYDFDEQLRSTMIAHPKVDPISGELFALSYDVVKKPYLKYFKFSSDGTKSPDVEISLPVPTMMHDFAITENFVVIPDQQVVFKLQEMITGGSPVVYDKNKKARFGILRKNASDASSIIWVESPDTFCFHLWNAWEEQGTDEVVVIGSCMTPPDSIFNECDESLQSVLSEIRLNLKTGESTRRSIIADSGQINLEAGMVNRNLLGRKTQFAYLAIAEPWPKVSGFAKVDLKTGEVKRYNYGERRYGGEPFFLPKDPANSESEDEGYILAFVHDERTWKSELQIVNALNLELEASVKLPSRVPYGFHGTFVNSKDLANQA